atgttttaaagatcaaattcctgtgaattgaacatgaCGCTGAAATACATGATAGGTTTCATAGGTTTCATAGGTCATATTATGTATTTGTTTACTCCTCCCCCCAAACAATGTTGGAGCACAGATTGAGCTCAACCACTATTTTTCaccattcaacattgaataaggggagcggggatgcattgaataaggggagcggggatgcgtgaaataaacaaactgtcctAATATTGATAATGTGAATTTGCATGTAtctttatataaaaaataaaaggaTTGACAAGTTTATAAAACCGTGTATATAAAAAGATGGCAAATTTATTAATCTAGTCATAGCTGAAAGAATGGTCAAAATCGAACAACGCGTTTAGGAGAGATggtcatatttatgatattaatgttgtacttcaacattgaataaggggagtggGGATGAGTGAAATCAACAATCTGTCCCAAGCTTTTCGCGCGGGATTGTGGATGCCACACCTATACATCGTCAGATAAACACGCGTGTTGTTTTATCCGATTGACGTATTTGTTCATTatacattgtgatgtgccctgagtaatttgatttgtttacaattaaaatttatttcatgagacattttagggaatcCCCTCTCATGCAACAAATTaagcaaaaacaaattgaatcatttctaattttggatagttGAGAATTCCCCTTTCTCATGTTTCTGGAATGTTCATTGTGTTGCACAATTGAAAAGATTAGAAagtggatatgacatcatagtgggaatacccacaggaagtgatgtaatgtgaaaggttgatatatataattattcttgGAAAACCCTAATTACATATGGTGTGAAGATGTGACTGAAGTAATTGACTATtaataaaatgtgattttacaaTGAAGAAAATGGTCATGCAATTCTGCAAAGTATTATAATGTTGTTgtggaaattgcgaaccagagacattttatgtagtcaatgcactactgttTAGCCAGTGATATCGGAGAAGACCTAggatacgtcaaagtgcgtacctcttccaagaaaggaatatattcttctgttgacttgctgaagtctggtttatgaaacaacacatctgtcaatgtaagtggaaacagggggaccactgcaatgcaatgcaagcctgtttccatttgaaattgtgtGATAGGTAAAAATGCAGATgcaactgtgcgaggattttatgcaaaagatataaaagtcttcagttgacttcgctgaacagtgagcttcacaggacaagtgaattgtgatatacatcaagaacattgagaaataGAACTGTAcaatcaatgtaaaattaataaaCACAATGCTTGATTAATGCTGATTGTATATGTATTCATGTACACTCACAAGATTATTGTTCAATCATGCTTTATCAAGCATTACTCTTGTTaaaagacttagatattgttaacttaattaaacagtgtgttttgtcgTGTATTCTGAAGTGAACTTCGCCGTGATATTCGCTCTGGATTTTTGATCGCATCagttactagtaggcctacaggtGTATGGTAAGCCTCGTTCCATTTTAGAGTCATATTATTCGGAATACCATTATTACAATACCTGTACGTAAATGTGTACATCGTAGGTGCTACTTTAGGAATGATATCCAGGTGCAACAGGTTAAACTAATGATATAATTATTAtacctacagtttgatcagctcgtaatcggcgggccttataacatccggattaatatcaatatattttctttcgagaATTGGCTTGTGACAATTTGTCAGAAGTATCAGGAATTATTAattaaagtcctatactttgcctAGACCAGACAGgtgaactatatcactcttaaattATGTGGACCtattttttggcgtagtggtaaaagcctaacatttcccgccgattacgagctgatcaaagtataatacaAGATGGTTGATCTGTGATGACAACCTTTACAAGCGGGCACCTTATCTTTGTGTTGATTCCTTGTTATCATAGACACAGCAACAAATCATGTGATCATAGTTTAGTTCTCAGTGCTGTCTCTACACAGTTCGCTGTACATATTATCACTATCAGAGCTTTCAGCAGTATCTCTCTTCTTCCCCTCCCTCACAAGAGTAGAGTATTTACCATCTTCTTCCGCCAGTGTTAAGCTACTGGTTGAATGCAGCGCATTGTATGTATTATCCGAGCATGCGCTGTCGATACTAAAGCTACGCCCTTTTGGATCACAATGCAATTTTTCGTAGCAAGTGAGACTATTTGTCTTCATCGGGTTGTCTTCAATGATCTTAGGAGCCTGTGTTTCTGAGTCATCACATACAATCTCAGGGATTCTTGTCAAAGAGTTAGTTTGACAACCTTCTGCAGAAGTTAGAGATCCGTTGGACTTTTTACGATGCGGAAGCGGCAAAGTAGTAGCCTCAAAATAATGCGCGTTGTCACCTTCAAAATCTGATGAAGCCGCGGAGTTTTCTTTGTGTTCATCGACTCCTGAATCAGCAGAAGACAAAGACACACCTGATCTGCTGCCAGAATCAGTGTCATCGTGCCCAGTCGAAGACCCTATTTCTGAATCGCTCTCATGACTTGATGTTCCGCTGCCGCTACTCAATGCGTGTCCATATTGAAGATCTGTATAAACGGCACTGCTGCGTAATTCCGTATAGGGCATCGAATTAGATGTGCCTTGGTTGTTGTCTTCTAATTCGAAATACGCCACAGCTTCGCTAGGTGGGGTGATGCTGACAGCCTGACTCTTAGGACGGACTTCAGCATACAGATTTTCAAATTGTTCATCGGGGTCTTTGGCGATAACGACGAGACCACGTGTATCAGCTTCGGAGTAGACATCACATGCGGCATTATTGGTGAATCGGTTATTGAGGGAGTTTTCCTTGCTTACATTGTATATGGGATTTGCTAGATCTGGGTTCTTCTttcctgtaagcatggtaagaaaaAAGTCCGAAATGTTGTATTAACGACATAATATTGATCAATTGAGAGGATGCATTCCCCGGCCATGGAGCTCCATGGAGAGCTACATGTGTAGGTATTAACTCGGACGCATGGTTATCAGGTTGAGAGTGTTAGTACTAGACCTGTTCGTCCTTGGACAAAAATTGAACTGCCACAATCTACTATGGCCCAATATAAGCCATATAAATCATTAAGCAGCAATCAGGGATTTcatagaagcgcacaccctatacataccacaataaaccgtCGAATCCTGTTCTCGCATCGGCCAACCGAGACAAACAAGCAGTTACTATTAAAGTAATAGGGATTTTTTAAGCTAGCTCAAAAATTCAACAGAAAAGCATAGACTGCGACGGTGACTCAGACTAGCATCGTCAAACACCAATTCACCGGTGTCTAACGCCTAACCGATTGactaacttgactgcttgacATCAAAACAAGCCTTGAACTCTACATGGAATAGAAGCAACAGGGTATATTACCTTTGTGGCTTTCTGCAGTGATCGCCACATTAGCGTCAACGTCTACGTAGTAATATGCATGTCGCTCCTTGTTATGCATATCATGCCTGCAAAGGAAAAcaccaaaagaaatatatttctgCATGTTTTTGGCGGGATTTTGAATAATAATGAGGTTTTATACTAATTACACGGAAACTTTAAATTGTTGTCAGTGGCGATAGAAGCATTgatgtgtttatagtgcaaatatcttgCAACAGgattcggttgagaaggatatcgatgtaccgtacatacatacatacactgcTAGTGTTAacgggcaagtatccggataatttctgaccggatagaaataataccgcaatgtaccgcacatctgctcccactataaacacgctgtacgtgtaacacgggtgatggaatgcagtttaaaatccccgccaaggcagCATCATTTGGATGGACCCGACCGGAACTCACGGAACCCGGCTTTAGCTGCCActtaggtgtaggaatgcgtggaatagGATTCCTCTATATCCATTCGTATTTATTACACATTATCATGACAATAACAATGTCAAATTTGATTTCGGACGCATTCATTTTACTAGCGGGTTGACGCATatatgtttaaaataaaaaaataaaaataaatttttggatttataaagcgcctttctccagatcttagaggactcaaagcgctgtaatttcgctgcaatggtgactcatcacaatcagatcgcatcaactaggttgctgccgaacggcgcacacctatccgcatttagattgtaacatccaccaattatctgtgcagctccccaaattccattgggtgaaggaagttttgataaccaaacaactaatcaccgatttttgcgatacaggaggaaaccggagatcccggagaaaacctgcgagagcgagcatggaatcgggataaatcaagtgcacatgagtccttgggccgcgccggggcttgaacccgggacctcagtggtgcaaagcgagggaattaccgctgcgttAACTCGCCC
Above is a window of Amphiura filiformis chromosome 20, Afil_fr2py, whole genome shotgun sequence DNA encoding:
- the LOC140142882 gene encoding uncharacterized protein isoform X1, which gives rise to MKSLYHALMVTSFMFVPFTHHVESKGSKVTEDIGNMPSEYYYDYLDIDIEEPGELQELLQDRRELGILYDLCPWAECRYCDCNGQTPTCSVTPPSSRVRGPIDCKDRSTGEQPSQCFFYGGQAKMDCKKQNRKYGVCFPKTAVAIEQQICYMYTADCEKLMDVCNCTRACAALNRLATVPIQAPTTSPVTTQQKRITVKLTARQTAPPRTTSTQKPSKTSPSDETIVMTTWHGSVGGNGSDGAVTNTTQLKEGTTVASLSPELKDFDTGFRSMLSSVGILALVFGGLLLLCFVFIITVVCTCSCKRSARGHHTFKHDMHNKERHAYYYVDVDANVAITAESHKGKKNPDLANPIYNVSKENSLNNRFTNNAACDVYSEADTRGLVVIAKDPDEQFENLYAEVRPKSQAVSITPPSEAVAYFELEDNNQGTSNSMPYTELRSSAVYTDLQYGHALSSGSGTSSHESDSEIGSSTGHDDTDSGSRSGVSLSSADSGVDEHKENSAASSDFEGDNAHYFEATTLPLPHRKKSNGSLTSAEGCQTNSLTRIPEIVCDDSETQAPKIIEDNPMKTNSLTCYEKLHCDPKGRSFSIDSACSDNTYNALHSTSSLTLAEEDGKYSTLVREGKKRDTAESSDSDNMYSELCRDSTEN
- the LOC140142882 gene encoding uncharacterized protein isoform X2, which gives rise to MDCKKQNRKYGVCFPKTAVAIEQQICYMYTADCEKLMDVCNCTRACAALNRLATVPIQAPTTSPVTTQQKRITVKLTARQTAPPRTTSTQKPSKTSPSDETIVMTTWHGSVGGNGSDGAVTNTTQLKEGTTVASLSPELKDFDTGFRSMLSSVGILALVFGGLLLLCFVFIITVVCTCSCKRSARGHHTFKHDMHNKERHAYYYVDVDANVAITAESHKGKKNPDLANPIYNVSKENSLNNRFTNNAACDVYSEADTRGLVVIAKDPDEQFENLYAEVRPKSQAVSITPPSEAVAYFELEDNNQGTSNSMPYTELRSSAVYTDLQYGHALSSGSGTSSHESDSEIGSSTGHDDTDSGSRSGVSLSSADSGVDEHKENSAASSDFEGDNAHYFEATTLPLPHRKKSNGSLTSAEGCQTNSLTRIPEIVCDDSETQAPKIIEDNPMKTNSLTCYEKLHCDPKGRSFSIDSACSDNTYNALHSTSSLTLAEEDGKYSTLVREGKKRDTAESSDSDNMYSELCRDSTEN